The following are from one region of the Choloepus didactylus isolate mChoDid1 chromosome 11 unlocalized genomic scaffold, mChoDid1.pri SUPER_11_unloc2, whole genome shotgun sequence genome:
- the LOC119524589 gene encoding olfactory receptor 2B11, whose protein sequence is MSSENQSFLGDLPKNFILLGVSDRPWLEPPLFVVLLVSYTLAILGNIAIILVSWLDSQLYSPMYIFLSHLSFLDLCYTTTTVPQMLVNMGSSKKTISYGGCTVQYAIFHWLGCTECIILATMALDRYVAICEPLRYTVIMHRVLCQKLVATAWVSGFGNSLVQVVLTVQLPFCGRQLLNNFFCEVPAMIKLSCADTTVNDDTLAVLVAFFVLVPLAFILLSYCFIARAVLRIQTSKGWHKAFGTCSSHLIVVSLFYLPAIYMYLQPPSSYSQEQGKFISLFYSIITPTLNPFIYTLRNKDVKGALRRLLERIWRFCRR, encoded by the coding sequence ATGAGCAGTGAAAACCAGAGTTTCTTGGGGGATCTGCCTAAAAACTTCATCCTTCTGGGTGTCTCTGACAGGCCATGGCTGGAACCCCCTCTCTTTGTGGTCCTCCTGGTGTCCTACACTCTGGCCATTTTGGGCAACATTGCCATCATCTTGGTGTCCTGGCTGGATTCCCAGCTCTATAGCCCCATGTACATCTTCCTCAGCCACCTGTCCTTCCTGGACCTCTGCTACACCACGACAACAGTCCCACAGATGCTGGTCAACATGGGCAGCTCTAAGAAGACCATCAGCTATGGGGGCTGCACAGTGCAGTATGCAATTTTCCATTGGTTGGGCTGCACTGAGTGCATCATCTTGGCCACCATGGCCCTGGACCGCTACGTGGCCATCTGTGAGCCTCTCAGGTACACTGTCATCATGCACCGTGTTCTCTGCCAGAAGCTGGTAGCTACAGCCTGGGTCAGTGGCTTTGGCAACTCCCTTGTCCAAGTAGTCTTGACAGTGCAGTTGCCTTTCTGTGGGCGACAATTGCTAAACAACTTCTTCTGTGAGGTGCCAGCCATGATCAAGCTGTCATGTGCTGATACAACTGTGAATGATGACACACTGGCCGTGTTGGTGGCTTTCTTTGTGCTGGTTCCCCTCGCTTTCATCCTCCTCTCCTACTGCTTCATTGCCCGTGCGGTGCTCAGGATCCAGACTTCCAAAGGGTGGCACAAGGCCTTTGGCACCTGTTCTTCCCATCTGATAGTGGTCTCCCTTTTCTACCTCCCTGCCATCTACATGTACCTGCAGCCCCCTTCCAGCTACTCCCAAGAGCAGGGTAAGTTTATCTCCCTCTTCTATTCCATCATCACCCCCACCCTCAATCCCTTCATCTACACCCTGAGGAATAAGGATGTGAAGGGAGCTCTGAGAAGACTCCTGGAGAGGATCTGGAGGTTCTGCAGAAGATGA